The Halodesulfovibrio marinisediminis DSM 17456 genomic interval TCATTTTCACAGGAATCCCTGTGACGAGGAAGTCCGTAATGCGACTTTTGATAATGGAACTGAAGGGGGTAAGGATATTGGCAAAGTACTTTATGGCTTCTTCGTACAAGGTGCATTTGTCTGCCAGATCGTTAAACAGCAGTTCATGTGCGTAGTGCTGTCCGAATGCATCGTTGGAAAATAGAATATTTTCACCGGAGAGGTGCGTCATCATGGAGTCCGGCCAATGTACCATAGGGATCGGATGAAATGTGAGGGCATTCTTCCCGAGGGATAATTTGTCACCAGTACCTACGGGGTGAAAAGTCCAGTCTTGATGATAATGCCCAGAAAGTGATGTAATGGCTTGTTTGGTGCAATAAATCGGCGTGTTGGGAATATGTTTCATTAATGCCGGTAGCGCGCCGCTATGGTCAGGTTCTGCATGATTACAGATGATATAATCTATCTGATCTAAGTCGATTTCTCGTTTAAGATTTTCGACAAACTCATCACCATATGGTTCCCACACCGTATCAACTAATGCCGTCTTTTCATCTTTAATAAGATAGGCGTTGTATGTAGTTCCTTTGTGTGTGGAATACTCTTTTCCATGCGCGGTGCGGAGTTCCCAGTCTATTTTACCAACCCATGAGACATTATTGGTTACCTTTTTATGCACGTAGTTCTCCTACTTAGTTGTAATTGCAGGAGAGTGTAGCATGGTTGATAGGTGGATTATTTGATAACTCTTTTGTGAAGTTGTGACGCCTTGTTATTTTAAGAAAGGTAGTAGGGCATAAATCTTGAGGCTACGTAAACAACGAGCTGGCTTCGCGAGTAAAAGTCTTTAAAGAGTCCAGAGAACCTTTCTACAGAGCCTTAGCCGTTCTCGAAAAATGAGAGATTATGGATAACAAGGTCCTCTGGCCGCCAGAGACAAAATGGGCGTCGATGAGAATGTGTTGCAGACAACCCCACTGCAAAAATAAAAAAGCCGGAACGCGAAGGCGTTCCGGCTTTAATGCTGTGCTGTTCGGAGCGATGATTAGTCGCCGAGACCGAAGTGAGCTGCCATGTATGGACCAAAGAAGATACCATCGTCGTCGAGGTCTTCTTCGATGCGGAGCAGCTGGTTGTATTTAGCGAGACGGTCGGAGCGGGAGAGGGA includes:
- a CDS encoding oxygen-binding di-iron domain-containing protein, with amino-acid sequence MHKKVTNNVSWVGKIDWELRTAHGKEYSTHKGTTYNAYLIKDEKTALVDTVWEPYGDEFVENLKREIDLDQIDYIICNHAEPDHSGALPALMKHIPNTPIYCTKQAITSLSGHYHQDWTFHPVGTGDKLSLGKNALTFHPIPMVHWPDSMMTHLSGENILFSNDAFGQHYAHELLFNDLADKCTLYEEAIKYFANILTPFSSIIKSRITDFLVTGIPVKMIAPSHGIIWRNNPEQIIEHYLQWCDAYQDDQITIIYDTMYNATKIIAETIAQGILQHSPATQVKLFHAAKADKNDILTEVFRSKAVLLGSPTFNKGPLSSLAALLEEFQGLKFMNKKANAFTSYGWSGEAAKILNAQLTNAGFTVTGEEFRVNWRMDTDDRTKALQFGVDFASATF